The Halobaculum magnesiiphilum genome contains the following window.
CGAAGTGGCGGGCGAGTTTCATGTGGCGGTACATCGCGACGAACTCCTCCTCGGAGAGGTCCGGGACGTCGCCGACGACGCCGCCCTCCTCGTCGAGGACCTGAACCATCCCGTCGCCGGGGTCGCGCTCGAGCGTGCTCACGGTACCCACCTTCGCATACCAGAACGCTGTCCGTCCCGCCTGATAGTGTTTTCGTAAATAGTTTACTGTGGACAGAAATACTGCCAAGAATTGGCAGGGCGTCGAATCTCCCTCGAATGAACCGGATGTTCGTACGTATTTCTTCGTGTATCCCCGAGGTTGCTTTGTGAACGGCCGAAAAGGAGACGGAGTTCTTTACAATCGTTAATGCATGCTGTTCGCTAGCACGAGGCACGACATCGCACGCGTCGGACGTGAGAGCGGGGGTCGTGAACAGCGGGGGATCAGTCGGCCGCCTGTGCGGCCTCGCGCGCCTCCTCGATCGTCGCCCCGTCGCGGACGAGCGCCTCGACGAAGAACTCGCCCGCCTTGTACGACGACCGGACCATCGGTCCGGAGGCGCAGTACAGGAACCCGAGCTCCTCCTCGGCGACGCGCGCCCAGGTGTCGAACGCGTCCGGGTGGACGTACTCGAACACGTCGAGGTGCGAGCGCGACGGCTGGAGGTACTGCCCGAGCGTGACGATATCGACGTCGACGTTCCGGAGGTCCCGCAGCGTGCGGTACACCTCGTGGTCGTACTCGCCGAGCCCGAGCATAACGCTGGTTTTCGTGTGGATCTCTGACTCGCGGTTCACGCGTTCGAGCACGTCGAGGGTCTGCTCGTAGTTCGCGCGGCGGTCGCGCACGGGCCACTGGAGGCGCTCGACCGTCTCGATGTTGTGGGCGATCACGTCCGGGTCGGCGTCGATGATCCGGTCGACGGCGTCTGGGTCGCCGCCGAAGTCGGGGATGAGCACCTCCACGAGGATCGAGGGATCGCGGCGTTTGATCGCGCGGATCGTCTCCGCGAAGTGACGCGAGCCGCCGTCGGCGAGGTCGTCGCGGTCGACGGAGGTGAGCACGACGTAGTCCAGCCCGATCTCCGCGACCGCGTCGGCGACGTTGGCGGGTTCGTCCGGGTCCAGCGGCTCCATCCCGC
Protein-coding sequences here:
- the lipA gene encoding lipoyl synthase; the protein is MSSRRRKPDWLKMRPPSGRRFTEIKSILRDRGLHTVCEEANCPNLGECWSGGSGPGDGPGTATFMLMGDRCSRGCNFCDVETGGMEPLDPDEPANVADAVAEIGLDYVVLTSVDRDDLADGGSRHFAETIRAIKRRDPSILVEVLIPDFGGDPDAVDRIIDADPDVIAHNIETVERLQWPVRDRRANYEQTLDVLERVNRESEIHTKTSVMLGLGEYDHEVYRTLRDLRNVDVDIVTLGQYLQPSRSHLDVFEYVHPDAFDTWARVAEEELGFLYCASGPMVRSSYKAGEFFVEALVRDGATIEEAREAAQAAD